In a genomic window of Phycisphaerae bacterium:
- a CDS encoding DUF2267 domain-containing protein: MTLKTHEIFESTLQKTHHWLEDIRRQMDWEDEQRAYVALRAVLHTLRDRLTVDEAVHLGAQLPMLIRGLYYEGWTPADKPVKIRDVDEFAGVVADYFVNYPDIDGKCICSAVFGVIGNRISEGEVEDVVNMLPKEIQQLWPRKV, from the coding sequence ATGACGCTCAAGACCCACGAGATTTTCGAATCCACGCTGCAGAAGACGCACCACTGGCTCGAGGATATCCGCCGACAGATGGATTGGGAGGACGAGCAGCGGGCGTACGTGGCGCTGCGGGCGGTGTTGCACACGCTTCGCGACCGCCTGACCGTCGATGAGGCGGTGCACCTGGGCGCCCAACTTCCCATGCTGATCCGCGGCCTGTACTACGAGGGCTGGACGCCCGCGGACAAGCCGGTCAAGATCCGCGACGTGGACGAATTCGCCGGCGTCGTGGCCGATTACTTCGTCAACTACCCTGACATCGACGGCAAATGCATCTGCAGCGCCGTGTTCGGGGTGATCGGGAATCGCATCTCCGAGGGCGAAGTCGAGGACGTGGTCAACATGCTGCCCAAGGAAATCCAGCAGCTCTGGCCGCGGAAAGTCTGA
- a CDS encoding ABC transporter ATP-binding protein has protein sequence MSDENLIEIRNLNKTFNLGKIVVRALKDVSLDIFRGEYLSIMGPSGSGKSTLFNMIGALDRPSSGQVTVAGVDLTKLTSRQLAYFRGNHIGYIFQTFNLIPAYNAIDNVALPMIFSGRSYDEAVERAKEVLAQVGLGHRVTHRPDELSGGQQQRVAIARALANQPAIILADEPTGNLDLHTGEEIIGLLKQLSRETGVTVITATHDHKMLDISDRILWIKDGAIDRLERREDVNIRLGTVK, from the coding sequence ATGAGCGACGAAAATCTGATCGAAATCCGGAACCTGAACAAGACCTTCAACCTCGGCAAGATCGTGGTCCGAGCCCTGAAGGACGTGAGCCTCGACATCTTTCGCGGCGAGTACCTCTCGATCATGGGGCCTTCCGGTTCCGGCAAGAGCACGCTGTTCAACATGATCGGGGCCCTGGATCGTCCCAGCAGCGGACAGGTTACGGTGGCTGGGGTGGACCTGACCAAGCTCACCAGCCGGCAACTGGCTTACTTCCGCGGCAACCACATCGGCTACATCTTCCAGACGTTCAACCTGATCCCCGCCTATAACGCCATCGACAACGTGGCGCTGCCCATGATCTTCAGCGGCAGGAGTTATGACGAGGCGGTCGAGCGGGCCAAGGAGGTCCTGGCCCAGGTGGGCCTCGGCCATCGCGTCACCCACCGGCCGGACGAGCTGTCGGGCGGCCAGCAGCAGCGGGTGGCCATCGCCCGGGCCCTGGCCAATCAGCCGGCCATCATCCTCGCCGACGAGCCCACCGGCAACCTCGACCTGCACACCGGCGAGGAGATCATCGGCCTGCTCAAGCAGCTCAGCCGCGAGACCGGCGTGACCGTCATCACCGCCACGCACGACCATAAGATGCTCGACATCTCCGATCGCATCCTCTGGATCAAGGACGGAGCGATCGACCGCCTCGAACGCCGCGAAGATGTCAACATCCGCCTCGGCACGGTGAAATGA
- a CDS encoding peptide transporter, whose protein sequence is MAKERIDRELEEFRGVMQAPSTFEDGFNWSSFLGALFIGFLMVPGAMYMALLAGQGIGPAAQWVTVILFIEVARRAHRQLKGAEVFVLFFMAGAMMLSVGMGGQIQGLLWNQFYVRSDSAINMGIAELLPTWFAPAADSPSYASRTFFHWDWLPAIGLLIFGAFFGQLNNMVLGYGLFRLTSDIEKLPFPMAPIGAQGILALAEDIDEKAEKGSEGNWRWRVFAIGGALGLAFGAVYLLLPTLTGALTGEPIMIFPIPWSDFTTKTADWLPAVATGMSWDFGQLITGMVLPFFGMLGSFIALVATFVVNPILHHPDIRILHSWTRDQGTIETLFVNNVDFYFSFGIGISIAIAGAGFWEVYKGIKRRRREAREQGVSVRQASAVPKGRGDIKGWLIVASYIIVTMAYIIVSGFLIDWHPWVMVVLFFLGFVYTPLISYVTARLEGMVGQVVEIPMIREASLILSGYQGVAVWFIPIPMANYGSMTVFYRQCELTGTKFTSIWKAQIILYPIILLTSIFFANFIWGLAEVPSAVYPFAQEWWELDAANRSIMYSSTLGDFSIFEEAFKGWYVAAGAGFGLSLFAVMTFFGTPVFFIYGFIRGLGQAMPHAIIPQFIGALIGRYYFQRKLGLKWRQYIPVVAAGFFCGQGLITTVGVGITFLSKAVIQMPF, encoded by the coding sequence ATGGCAAAGGAACGCATCGATAGGGAACTGGAAGAGTTTCGCGGGGTCATGCAGGCCCCGTCCACCTTCGAGGACGGCTTTAACTGGTCGTCGTTCCTCGGCGCGTTGTTCATCGGGTTCCTGATGGTGCCCGGTGCGATGTACATGGCCCTGCTGGCCGGGCAGGGGATCGGGCCGGCCGCCCAGTGGGTGACGGTGATCCTGTTCATCGAGGTCGCGCGTCGGGCCCACCGGCAGCTCAAAGGGGCTGAGGTGTTCGTGCTGTTCTTCATGGCCGGGGCGATGATGCTCAGCGTGGGCATGGGCGGCCAGATTCAGGGTCTCTTGTGGAATCAGTTCTACGTTCGCAGCGACTCGGCGATCAACATGGGCATCGCTGAATTGCTGCCCACCTGGTTCGCTCCCGCAGCGGATTCGCCGTCATACGCGTCGCGGACGTTTTTCCACTGGGACTGGCTGCCCGCGATCGGATTGTTGATTTTCGGGGCGTTTTTCGGGCAGCTTAACAACATGGTGCTGGGTTACGGGTTGTTCCGGCTGACCAGCGACATTGAAAAGCTGCCGTTCCCGATGGCCCCGATCGGGGCCCAGGGCATTCTGGCCCTGGCTGAGGACATTGACGAGAAGGCTGAGAAGGGATCCGAGGGCAACTGGCGATGGCGGGTGTTCGCGATCGGTGGGGCGTTGGGGTTGGCGTTCGGCGCGGTCTACCTGCTGCTTCCGACGCTGACCGGCGCGCTGACCGGCGAGCCGATCATGATCTTCCCGATCCCGTGGAGCGATTTTACGACCAAGACGGCCGACTGGCTGCCCGCGGTGGCGACCGGCATGAGCTGGGACTTCGGCCAGCTCATCACCGGCATGGTGCTGCCGTTCTTCGGGATGCTCGGCAGCTTCATCGCCCTGGTGGCGACGTTCGTGGTCAACCCGATCCTGCACCACCCGGACATCCGGATTCTCCACTCGTGGACGCGGGACCAAGGGACGATCGAGACGCTGTTCGTCAACAACGTGGACTTCTACTTCAGCTTCGGGATCGGCATTTCCATCGCGATCGCGGGGGCCGGTTTCTGGGAAGTCTACAAAGGGATCAAGCGACGCCGTCGCGAGGCCCGGGAACAGGGCGTCTCGGTCCGACAAGCCTCCGCCGTGCCGAAGGGCCGCGGCGACATCAAGGGGTGGCTGATCGTCGCGTCATACATCATCGTGACCATGGCGTACATCATCGTCTCGGGCTTCCTGATCGACTGGCATCCGTGGGTGATGGTGGTGCTGTTCTTCCTCGGTTTCGTCTACACGCCGCTGATCAGCTACGTGACCGCCCGTCTTGAGGGCATGGTCGGGCAGGTGGTCGAAATTCCGATGATCCGCGAGGCCAGCCTGATTCTCAGCGGGTACCAGGGCGTGGCGGTATGGTTCATACCGATTCCGATGGCCAACTACGGGTCGATGACGGTCTTCTACCGCCAGTGCGAGTTGACCGGGACCAAGTTCACCAGCATCTGGAAGGCCCAGATCATCCTCTACCCGATCATCCTGCTGACCTCGATCTTCTTCGCCAACTTCATCTGGGGTCTGGCTGAGGTGCCTTCGGCGGTGTATCCCTTCGCCCAGGAATGGTGGGAACTCGACGCCGCCAATCGCAGCATCATGTACTCCTCGACGCTGGGCGATTTCTCGATCTTCGAGGAGGCGTTCAAGGGTTGGTACGTGGCGGCCGGGGCGGGATTTGGCTTGAGTCTCTTCGCCGTGATGACGTTCTTCGGAACGCCGGTGTTCTTCATCTACGGCTTTATCCGCGGCCTGGGCCAGGCGATGCCGCACGCCATCATTCCGCAGTTCATCGGGGCGTTGATCGGACGCTACTATTTCCAGCGGAAGCTGGGACTCAAGTGGCGGCAGTACATCCCGGTGGTGGCGGCGGGTTTCTTCTGCGGGCAGGGGCTGATCACCACCGTCGGCGTGGGCATCACGTTCCTCAGCAAGGCCGTCATTCAAATGCCGTTCTAG
- a CDS encoding ABC transporter permease, translating to MKVIDIQQQPTMGFSRTLSITIIGIRYRLFRSLVTVVVIAVAVAFLMNIVGESLIRKSVLENSADRLRELRHAAVWAARLSVPGTAEDIILNLGKAEPDSPLYQESQVLAGFDPGEMQAVHEQVCRAAEYLTFFGELDYGRRRRMVAGAEGSDIFRSLRETGRMERFEDALAGMKSVRFPGTIEQFRDFVGQWPEIEGRVQRIREGRRQAIRQVREVLDGRPVVDALTDATGQFGQAVRAAGFRLGEDEAGAVAREARRMVDVRILEDSVNKPAIRKALSSRLDVLPADVTVQTLWDFVGSRENAEWYLAKMREGELDTAGLTVERTVELAGVDAEFASLVRAEHLGGDLSGGFLGVGERMTWLMLVSMLVCVVGIANAMLMSVTERFREIATLKCLGALDGSIMLMFVLEAALLGVVGGVMGAVGGVLIALGRMIGSFGSLMFGATPAGDLTAAAIAATVVGVVLAAVAAVYPSFKAARLAPMEAMRIE from the coding sequence ATGAAGGTCATCGACATTCAGCAGCAGCCGACGATGGGGTTTTCTCGAACCCTTTCGATCACCATCATCGGGATTCGCTATCGGCTGTTTCGCTCGCTGGTGACGGTGGTGGTCATTGCGGTGGCGGTGGCCTTTCTGATGAATATCGTAGGGGAGAGTCTGATCCGTAAATCGGTGCTGGAGAACAGCGCCGATCGCCTGCGCGAACTGCGGCACGCGGCGGTCTGGGCTGCGCGGCTTTCGGTGCCGGGCACAGCCGAGGACATCATTTTGAATCTGGGCAAGGCCGAGCCGGATTCTCCACTCTACCAGGAATCGCAGGTCCTGGCCGGATTCGACCCCGGCGAGATGCAGGCAGTTCACGAGCAGGTTTGCCGGGCGGCGGAGTACCTGACGTTCTTCGGCGAGCTGGACTACGGCCGGAGACGCCGGATGGTCGCCGGCGCCGAGGGTTCGGATATCTTCAGAAGCCTCCGTGAGACCGGTCGGATGGAGCGGTTCGAGGACGCCCTGGCCGGCATGAAGTCGGTGCGGTTTCCGGGAACGATTGAGCAGTTCAGGGATTTCGTGGGTCAGTGGCCGGAGATCGAAGGCCGCGTTCAGCGGATTCGGGAGGGTCGTCGGCAGGCCATCCGGCAGGTGCGGGAGGTTCTGGATGGGCGTCCGGTGGTGGACGCGCTGACCGACGCGACGGGTCAGTTCGGCCAGGCGGTCCGGGCGGCGGGTTTTCGACTCGGTGAGGATGAGGCCGGCGCGGTGGCCCGCGAGGCGCGGCGGATGGTGGACGTTCGCATTCTCGAGGACAGCGTGAACAAACCGGCGATACGCAAGGCGCTGTCATCCCGGCTGGACGTGCTGCCGGCGGACGTGACGGTTCAGACGCTTTGGGATTTCGTGGGCAGCCGCGAGAACGCCGAGTGGTACCTGGCGAAGATGCGGGAGGGTGAACTGGACACGGCGGGCCTGACCGTCGAGCGGACAGTGGAACTGGCGGGCGTGGACGCTGAGTTCGCGAGCCTGGTGCGGGCTGAGCATCTGGGCGGCGACCTGAGCGGCGGATTTCTGGGCGTCGGCGAACGGATGACCTGGCTGATGCTGGTCTCGATGCTGGTCTGCGTGGTCGGCATCGCCAACGCCATGCTGATGTCGGTGACGGAACGGTTTCGGGAAATCGCGACGCTCAAGTGCCTCGGGGCGCTGGACGGTTCGATCATGCTGATGTTCGTGCTCGAGGCGGCCCTGTTGGGCGTGGTGGGCGGCGTGATGGGAGCGGTCGGCGGCGTGCTGATCGCTTTGGGCCGGATGATCGGCTCGTTCGGATCATTGATGTTCGGCGCGACTCCGGCGGGCGACCTGACGGCGGCGGCGATTGCAGCCACGGTGGTGGGCGTGGTGCTGGCGGCGGTCGCGGCGGTCTATCCTTCGTTCAAGGCGGCGCGGCTTGCGCCGATGGAGGCGATGCGCATCGAGTAG
- a CDS encoding ABC transporter ATP-binding protein: MQKEVETQALRGVNVEIYTGEFISVMGPSGSGKSTFFNMIGALDSPTSGRVFIDEVDVAQLTAVELAFLRCRKIGYIFQSYNLIQYMTALENVTTPMAFAGVGPDEARVRGMSLLEIVGLKERWFHRPIEMSGGQQQRVAIARSMANNPSILLCDEPTANLDLHTGREILTILQRLNRERGVTIICATHDHRMLDICDRLMWIRDGQIERIARRDEVHIEVGAIDDEEH; this comes from the coding sequence ATGCAGAAGGAGGTCGAGACGCAGGCCCTGCGAGGGGTCAACGTCGAGATCTACACCGGCGAGTTCATCTCGGTGATGGGGCCGTCGGGTTCAGGCAAGAGCACGTTTTTCAACATGATCGGGGCTCTGGACAGCCCGACCAGCGGGCGGGTGTTCATCGACGAGGTGGACGTGGCGCAGTTGACGGCGGTGGAGCTGGCGTTTCTGCGCTGCCGCAAGATCGGCTACATCTTTCAGAGCTACAACCTGATTCAGTACATGACGGCGTTGGAGAATGTGACCACGCCGATGGCGTTCGCCGGAGTCGGTCCGGACGAGGCGCGGGTTCGCGGCATGTCGCTGCTGGAGATCGTGGGCCTCAAGGAGCGGTGGTTCCATCGCCCGATCGAGATGTCCGGCGGCCAGCAGCAGCGGGTGGCGATCGCCCGGTCGATGGCCAACAACCCGAGCATTCTGCTGTGCGACGAGCCGACGGCCAACCTGGACCTGCACACCGGGCGGGAGATTCTCACCATTCTTCAGCGGCTGAACCGCGAGCGGGGCGTGACCATCATTTGCGCGACCCATGACCACCGGATGCTGGACATCTGCGACCGGCTGATGTGGATTCGCGACGGGCAGATCGAGCGGATCGCCCGGCGCGACGAGGTCCACATCGAGGTCGGAGCGATCGACGACGAAGAGCACTAG